Proteins encoded in a region of the Malaciobacter mytili LMG 24559 genome:
- a CDS encoding TRAP transporter small permease translates to MTIFNIISKIIGHINQKIAVVGITAGVVVAFVNVVARYLFDASFTWATELTIFSFLWSVFFAAAYCFKKDAHIAVTVVLDVVPSRIAKIMLLISHLVTFIFLCAVAYFGYKYLFVVIDLDEKSIDLWNTPMWIIYLVIPVSFSFGAYRVAERIHGILSTSHDKILKETEAEQVLADMGMGAKEHKDNENVKKLNEMVKEVEKKTGGLL, encoded by the coding sequence ATGACTATTTTTAATATTATTAGTAAAATAATAGGTCATATAAATCAAAAAATCGCAGTAGTGGGAATCACTGCTGGGGTTGTTGTAGCTTTTGTAAATGTTGTAGCTAGATACCTTTTTGATGCTTCATTTACTTGGGCAACGGAACTTACTATTTTCTCATTTTTATGGAGTGTATTTTTTGCAGCAGCATATTGCTTTAAAAAAGATGCTCATATTGCTGTAACTGTAGTTTTAGATGTTGTACCTTCAAGAATTGCAAAAATTATGTTATTAATTTCTCACTTAGTTACTTTTATATTTTTATGTGCTGTTGCATATTTTGGATATAAATATCTATTTGTAGTTATTGACTTAGATGAAAAATCAATAGACTTATGGAATACACCTATGTGGATTATTTATTTAGTTATTCCTGTGTCTTTCTCTTTTGGTGCTTACAGAGTTGCTGAGAGAATTCATGGAATTTTAAGTACAAGTCATGACAAAATTTTAAAAGAAACAGAAGCTGAACAAGTACTTGCTGATATGGGTATGGGTGCTAAAGAGCATAAGGATAATGAAAACGTGAAAAAACTAAATGAAATGGTTAAAGAAGTAGAAAAGAAAACAGGAGGACTACTATGA
- a CDS encoding TRAP transporter large permease, with protein sequence MSVAVLFGIFFFLVILGTPIAICLGAATFVTLVLFTPISPIEISAMMFDKIEHYSLMAIPMFIFAGNLLSKGSAAQRIIEFAKSVVGHLPGGLPISAIFASIIFAAVSGSSPATVVAIGSIMFGAIMQAGYPKKYAVGTIATAGSLGILIPPSIVLIVYGVTAEVSIGKLFMAGVIPGILLGIMLMVVTYIGARRLGFERTEPQPFKVRLKKMKDASWGLLTIVIVIGGIYGGVFTPTEAAAVACMWAFFVSVFIYRDIKFSELYSTALESAKTTAMIMFIIANAMLFAHFLTIENIPQAITEALVEANVNKYMFLLMVNLLLILAGSFMEPSAIIMIMVPLLLPVAIALGIDPIHFGIVITINMELGMVSPPVGLNLFVTSGLTGMSIKDVIIAAFPWTMTILAGLILVTYVPDIALFLPNLMFG encoded by the coding sequence ATGAGTGTAGCAGTATTATTTGGTATATTTTTCTTCCTTGTTATTCTTGGAACTCCTATTGCTATTTGTTTAGGTGCAGCAACATTTGTAACATTAGTTTTATTTACACCTATTTCACCTATTGAAATTTCAGCGATGATGTTTGATAAGATTGAGCACTACTCACTTATGGCAATTCCTATGTTTATTTTTGCTGGTAACTTACTAAGTAAAGGAAGTGCAGCACAAAGAATTATTGAGTTTGCTAAATCAGTTGTAGGACATTTACCAGGTGGTTTACCAATTTCTGCAATTTTTGCATCAATTATTTTTGCAGCAGTTTCAGGAAGTTCACCTGCAACAGTTGTTGCAATTGGATCTATTATGTTTGGTGCAATTATGCAAGCAGGTTATCCTAAAAAATATGCTGTTGGAACTATTGCAACAGCAGGTTCATTAGGTATTTTAATCCCTCCTTCAATTGTATTAATTGTATATGGTGTAACTGCAGAAGTTTCTATTGGTAAGCTATTTATGGCTGGAGTTATCCCTGGTATTTTACTAGGTATTATGCTTATGGTTGTAACTTATATTGGTGCAAGAAGATTAGGGTTTGAAAGAACTGAACCACAACCTTTTAAAGTTAGATTAAAGAAAATGAAAGATGCTTCATGGGGACTTTTAACAATTGTTATTGTTATTGGTGGTATCTATGGAGGTGTTTTCACTCCAACAGAAGCAGCAGCTGTTGCTTGTATGTGGGCATTTTTTGTATCAGTATTTATTTATAGAGATATTAAATTTAGTGAATTATATTCAACTGCTTTAGAATCAGCAAAAACAACTGCAATGATTATGTTTATTATTGCAAATGCAATGTTATTTGCTCACTTCTTAACAATTGAAAATATTCCACAAGCAATTACAGAAGCTTTAGTTGAAGCAAATGTAAATAAATATATGTTCCTTTTAATGGTTAATTTACTTCTAATTTTAGCTGGTTCATTTATGGAGCCAAGTGCTATTATTATGATTATGGTACCATTATTACTTCCAGTTGCAATTGCACTTGGAATTGATCCAATTCACTTTGGTATTGTTATTACAATTAATATGGAACTTGGGATGGTTTCCCCACCAGTTGGACTTAACCTCTTTGTTACAAGTGGTTTAACAGGTATGTCTATTAAAGATGTTATTATTGCAGCATTCCCATGGACAATGACAATTTTAGCAGGATTAATACTTGTAACTTATGTTCCAGATATTGCTTTATTCTTACCTAACTTAATGTTTGGATAA
- a CDS encoding radical SAM/SPASM domain-containing protein, translated as MKGFIIKKFRKVHIEITNICNLKCTFCPPKIKPNATMSLEQFDKLNFQLKDITKELAYHIVGDPLVLSNLEEYLNISNKYNLKVNLTTTANNISFKHYKALMNKTIKQINFSINSYNANSHKKSLEQYLEPIFSFIKYAQEKQHEYFINLRIWNLDESLSAKEFNKKVFKYTNDFFNSNLDVEEIYKTKPKNIRVAKKIFFNFDEYFNWPSLNNNIVSAKGFCYGLDSHFGILSSGEVIPCCLDQNACINLGNINNSKIEEILNTKRVKEIQNGFKNGIVVEELCQKCDYRTRFDRKENNE; from the coding sequence ATAAAAGGCTTTATTATAAAAAAATTTAGAAAAGTTCATATAGAAATTACAAATATTTGTAATTTAAAATGTACCTTTTGTCCTCCCAAAATCAAACCAAATGCTACTATGAGTTTAGAACAATTTGATAAATTAAATTTTCAATTAAAAGATATTACTAAAGAGTTGGCATATCATATTGTAGGTGATCCTTTAGTTTTATCAAATTTAGAGGAATATTTAAATATTAGCAATAAATATAATTTAAAAGTAAATCTTACAACTACAGCTAATAATATCTCGTTTAAACACTATAAAGCTTTAATGAATAAAACAATAAAGCAGATAAATTTCTCTATAAATTCATATAATGCAAACTCTCATAAAAAGAGTTTAGAACAATATTTAGAACCAATTTTTTCTTTTATAAAATATGCACAAGAAAAACAGCATGAATACTTTATAAATCTAAGAATTTGGAATTTAGATGAAAGTTTAAGTGCAAAAGAGTTTAATAAAAAAGTTTTTAAATATACAAATGATTTTTTTAATTCAAATTTAGATGTGGAAGAGATTTATAAAACAAAACCTAAAAATATAAGAGTTGCTAAAAAAATATTTTTTAATTTTGATGAGTATTTTAATTGGCCAAGTTTAAACAATAATATAGTTTCAGCTAAAGGTTTTTGTTATGGTTTAGATTCTCATTTTGGTATTTTAAGTAGTGGGGAGGTAATTCCTTGTTGTTTAGATCAAAATGCATGTATTAATTTAGGAAATATAAATAATAGTAAAATAGAAGAGATTTTAAATACAAAAAGAGTAAAAGAGATTCAAAATGGTTTTAAAAATGGTATAGTAGTTGAAGAATTATGCCAAAAGTGTGATTATAGAACTAGATTTGATAGAAAGGAAAATAATGAATGA
- the dgt gene encoding dGTPase: MIDYRKKITTHREHYPIEDLEISVESDRGRIISTPAFRRLQKRTQVFPLELNAAVRSRLTHSLEVQQNARYIARTILQEIKIQGKLKEFHLEGLEAAFISISEMSSLLHDIGNPPFGHFAELSINDWMKNVAIKCLDNLYGEVSLNNIALKEELIEDITNYDGNAQAIRIIKYLQRLNLSYSQIASVLKYTRGAFQRKPSGEDNLNYLKKKPGFYYSEKDFVKQVCQALDIKQGCRFPLTYIMEAADDISYLTADIEDAVDKGVFSLDDLYKYIIEESKIVNKKYNKEENFLLDLVEKYYKKVKEQEDEPYQFNLFLTLTRANLINHLVKYVSKVYLENHQEIFEGTFNKALLDYDKTNKYSLTIEILQNISIKYIYNNKEKQALELKGHAILHGLLNCYKPILQLTSQEFLKLVSKQKIQCFVSARLIGRLSSKHIVAYSKAVEELDKTDIEKFNLLEWYYRARLIIDYISGMTDDFALDEFKKLSAV; the protein is encoded by the coding sequence ATGATAGATTATAGAAAAAAGATTACTACACATAGAGAACATTATCCAATAGAAGATTTAGAAATCTCAGTTGAAAGTGATAGGGGAAGAATTATTTCAACTCCAGCTTTTAGAAGACTACAAAAAAGAACTCAAGTTTTTCCTTTAGAGTTAAATGCAGCAGTTAGAAGTAGATTAACTCACTCTCTTGAAGTACAACAAAATGCAAGGTATATAGCAAGAACTATTTTACAAGAAATAAAAATACAAGGAAAGTTAAAAGAGTTTCATTTAGAAGGTTTAGAAGCTGCTTTTATTTCAATTTCTGAGATGTCAAGTTTACTTCATGATATAGGAAACCCTCCTTTTGGACATTTTGCAGAGTTATCAATAAATGATTGGATGAAAAATGTTGCAATTAAGTGTTTAGATAATCTTTATGGAGAGGTTTCTTTAAATAATATTGCTTTAAAAGAAGAACTTATTGAAGATATTACAAATTATGATGGAAATGCACAAGCTATTAGAATAATAAAATATCTTCAAAGATTAAATCTATCTTATTCTCAAATAGCATCTGTTTTAAAATATACAAGAGGGGCTTTTCAAAGAAAACCAAGTGGTGAGGATAACTTAAATTATCTAAAAAAGAAACCTGGATTTTATTACTCTGAAAAAGATTTTGTAAAACAAGTATGTCAAGCTTTAGATATAAAGCAAGGTTGTAGATTCCCTCTTACATATATTATGGAAGCAGCTGATGATATTTCTTATTTAACAGCAGATATTGAAGATGCTGTTGATAAAGGTGTATTTAGTTTGGATGATTTATATAAATATATTATAGAAGAATCAAAAATAGTAAATAAAAAATATAATAAAGAGGAAAATTTTTTATTAGATTTAGTGGAAAAATATTATAAGAAAGTTAAAGAACAAGAAGATGAACCTTATCAATTTAACTTATTTCTAACTTTAACAAGAGCTAATTTAATAAATCATTTAGTTAAATATGTCTCAAAGGTATATTTAGAAAATCATCAAGAGATTTTTGAAGGAACTTTTAATAAAGCCTTACTTGATTATGATAAAACAAATAAATACTCTTTAACAATAGAGATTTTACAAAATATTTCTATTAAATATATTTATAATAATAAAGAAAAGCAAGCCTTAGAGTTAAAAGGACATGCAATTTTACATGGTCTTTTAAATTGTTATAAACCAATATTGCAACTTACAAGCCAGGAGTTTTTAAAGCTAGTATCAAAACAAAAAATACAGTGTTTTGTTTCAGCAAGACTTATTGGAAGATTATCTTCAAAACATATTGTTGCTTATTCTAAAGCAGTTGAAGAACTAGATAAAACTGATATTGAAAAATTTAATCTTTTAGAGTGGTATTATAGAGCAAGATTAATAATTGATTATATTTCTGGAATGACAGATGATTTTGCTTTAGATGAGTTTAAAAAACTAAGTGCAGTTTAA
- a CDS encoding sensor histidine kinase — protein sequence MQLITEKNISKMTIYIFIIIMSSMIFMISYFYVKNTYANFEKQMQKYVHEYYNNQKAILKKEVDTVIDILNYNLIKDTHSEKELKEDTIRLLNNISFQAKKSDYFFVYEIKKMEGGDDFARMIVNPNRPDLLGSYISTNYKDENGKKFREEFMNNIRLNGESFNQYAYKKPNSDEIKQKVSYFRLYPQWNWVIAIGVYTDDIEKEISLKREDLKNRIKEQVIQNILLFLLFLTIAIVISILISKKIDEVLNNYQDKVKAKSDELMQLNESLERRVKEEVAKNREQEQLLVQKSRFIALGEMISNIAHQWRQPLSELSSILMFIKFKYNMNSLDKETMDQKSQEAERVLDYMSHTIEDFRNFFLPKKDKQKFQLYTAVESVMTILSSALTNNYINIEMQIDENIELDTYLNEFEQVVLNIMSNAKDELILNKIKNPKIKIYSQELEDKVILFIEDNGKGIDVTPIEKIFEPYFTTKKDSDGTGIGLYMSKIIVEKNINGELKAQNTQNGARFSISIPKD from the coding sequence TTGCAACTTATAACAGAAAAAAATATTTCAAAAATGACCATTTATATTTTTATAATAATTATGTCTTCAATGATTTTTATGATCTCTTATTTTTATGTAAAAAATACTTATGCAAATTTTGAAAAACAAATGCAAAAATATGTACATGAATATTATAATAATCAAAAAGCAATTTTAAAAAAAGAAGTAGATACAGTAATTGATATTTTAAATTACAATCTTATTAAGGATACACACTCTGAAAAAGAATTAAAAGAGGATACTATAAGACTTTTAAATAATATCTCTTTTCAAGCAAAAAAAAGTGATTACTTTTTTGTATATGAAATTAAAAAGATGGAAGGTGGAGATGATTTTGCTAGGATGATTGTAAACCCAAATAGACCTGATTTATTAGGTTCTTATATTTCTACAAATTATAAAGATGAAAATGGCAAAAAGTTTCGGGAGGAGTTTATGAATAATATTAGATTAAATGGAGAGTCATTTAATCAATATGCTTATAAAAAACCAAATTCAGATGAAATAAAACAAAAGGTGTCATATTTTAGATTATATCCGCAATGGAATTGGGTAATTGCTATTGGAGTTTATACAGATGATATTGAAAAAGAAATAAGCTTAAAAAGAGAAGATTTAAAAAATCGAATTAAAGAACAAGTTATTCAAAATATTTTATTATTTTTACTATTTTTAACAATTGCAATTGTTATTTCTATTTTAATTTCAAAAAAAATTGATGAGGTATTAAATAACTATCAAGATAAAGTAAAAGCAAAATCTGATGAATTAATGCAATTAAATGAAAGCTTAGAACGAAGAGTAAAAGAAGAGGTTGCAAAAAATAGAGAGCAAGAACAGCTATTAGTTCAAAAATCTAGGTTTATTGCCTTAGGTGAGATGATTTCTAATATTGCACATCAATGGAGACAACCCCTTTCTGAACTTTCATCAATATTAATGTTTATTAAATTTAAATACAATATGAATAGTTTAGATAAAGAGACAATGGATCAAAAATCACAAGAAGCAGAAAGGGTTTTAGATTATATGTCTCATACAATTGAAGATTTTAGAAACTTTTTTTTACCTAAAAAAGATAAACAAAAATTTCAACTATATACGGCAGTTGAATCAGTTATGACTATTCTTTCAAGTGCTTTAACAAATAATTATATAAATATTGAAATGCAAATTGATGAAAATATTGAGCTTGATACTTATTTAAACGAATTTGAACAAGTTGTTTTAAATATAATGTCAAATGCAAAAGATGAACTTATACTTAATAAAATTAAAAATCCAAAAATAAAAATCTATTCACAAGAGCTAGAAGATAAAGTGATTTTATTTATTGAAGACAATGGAAAAGGTATAGATGTAACTCCAATTGAAAAAATCTTTGAGCCATATTTTACTACTAAAAAAGATAGTGATGGAACAGGTATTGGTCTTTATATGTCAAAAATTATTGTGGAAAAAAATATAAATGGGGAATTAAAAGCTCAAAATACTCAAAATGGAGCAAGATTTTCAATCTCTATTCCTAAAGACTAA
- a CDS encoding TRAP transporter substrate-binding protein yields the protein MTKIMKGIVSSAVVASALFFTGCGDNKGDSKETKASAETAKQTYTLKFSHVVSPNTPKGKAADYFEKRLEELTNGQIDVQVYPSSQLYNDNAVLKALKLDSVQMAAPSFSKFGKIVPQLALFDLPFLFKDIDHLHRVQDGEVGNALKGMVTEKGYKALAFWDNHFKQFSSSKKALLMPEDAEGQKFRIMSSKVLEAQFHAVGANPQMMPFSEVYSGLQQGVIDAAENPISNIYTKKFHEVQKYLTISNHGYLGYLVVMSEKFWNSLTPELQAKVEQAMKEATDKEREFAEALNTEQFNLIKEYAEKTGKLEIFTLTEEQREAWRKAVSKIYPDFYDKEVIGEDLIKKTLATE from the coding sequence ATGACAAAAATCATGAAAGGTATAGTATCTAGTGCTGTAGTAGCTTCAGCATTATTTTTTACAGGTTGTGGTGACAACAAAGGTGACTCTAAGGAAACTAAAGCTTCAGCAGAAACTGCAAAGCAAACATATACACTTAAGTTCTCGCATGTTGTAAGTCCAAACACACCAAAAGGAAAAGCAGCTGATTACTTTGAAAAAAGATTAGAAGAGCTAACAAATGGACAAATTGATGTTCAAGTTTATCCTTCTTCTCAATTATATAATGATAATGCAGTATTAAAAGCATTGAAATTAGACTCTGTTCAAATGGCAGCACCAAGTTTCTCAAAATTTGGTAAAATTGTTCCTCAATTAGCTTTATTTGATTTACCATTTTTATTTAAAGATATAGACCATCTACATAGGGTACAAGATGGAGAAGTAGGAAATGCTTTAAAAGGTATGGTAACAGAAAAAGGATATAAAGCATTAGCTTTCTGGGATAATCACTTTAAACAATTCTCTTCTTCTAAAAAAGCATTATTAATGCCAGAAGATGCTGAAGGTCAAAAATTTAGAATTATGTCTTCAAAAGTTCTTGAAGCACAATTTCATGCAGTTGGAGCAAATCCACAAATGATGCCTTTCTCTGAAGTATATTCAGGGTTACAACAAGGGGTTATTGATGCAGCTGAAAACCCAATTTCAAACATCTATACTAAAAAATTCCACGAAGTACAAAAATACTTAACAATTTCTAACCACGGATACTTAGGTTATTTAGTTGTTATGAGTGAAAAATTCTGGAATTCTTTAACACCTGAGTTACAAGCAAAAGTTGAACAAGCTATGAAAGAAGCAACAGATAAAGAAAGAGAATTTGCTGAAGCTTTAAATACTGAGCAATTTAACTTAATTAAAGAATATGCAGAAAAAACTGGTAAATTAGAAATCTTTACATTAACTGAAGAACAAAGAGAAGCGTGGAGAAAAGCTGTAAGTAAAATCTACCCTGACTTCTATGATAAAGAAGTTATTGGTGAAGATCTAATTAAGAAAACTTTAGCAACGGAATAA
- a CDS encoding response regulator transcription factor, whose protein sequence is MNQDLIKQLSSFNLLYVEDEEGIRNNIYEILKHMFKNLYLAKNAQEAYKLYQEKRPDLIITDIRMPKETGIELIKRIRKTDSKVRVIITSAHTDLEYMLEATELHLVKYIIKPITEAKLTEALEAFIKSYETAPVYNLISKWIYDESKSCVIGPEVEHILTKKENAFLKLLINKNRIITYEEMETQIWDDSNIMTPNAMRLFIKNFRKKLPDGILKNIQGTGYRLVI, encoded by the coding sequence ATGAATCAAGACTTAATTAAGCAATTAAGTAGCTTCAATTTGCTTTATGTTGAAGATGAAGAAGGTATTAGAAATAATATCTATGAAATTCTAAAACATATGTTTAAAAATTTATATTTGGCAAAAAATGCCCAAGAAGCCTATAAACTTTATCAAGAGAAAAGACCTGATTTAATCATTACTGATATTAGAATGCCAAAAGAGACAGGAATTGAATTAATAAAAAGAATAAGAAAAACTGACTCAAAAGTTAGAGTAATAATTACATCAGCTCATACAGATTTAGAGTATATGTTAGAGGCAACAGAACTTCATTTAGTAAAATATATTATTAAGCCTATTACTGAAGCTAAATTAACAGAAGCTTTAGAGGCCTTTATTAAAAGTTATGAAACTGCACCTGTATATAATCTAATTTCTAAATGGATATATGATGAAAGTAAATCTTGTGTAATTGGACCAGAAGTAGAACATATCTTAACAAAAAAAGAAAATGCCTTTTTAAAGCTTTTAATAAATAAAAATAGAATTATTACATATGAAGAGATGGAAACACAAATTTGGGATGATTCAAATATTATGACTCCAAATGCTATGAGACTTTTTATTAAAAATTTTAGAAAAAAATTACCAGATGGTATTTTAAAAAATATTCAAGGTACTGGCTATAGATTAGTTATTTAA
- a CDS encoding tautomerase family protein, with amino-acid sequence MPIINVKMTHEDGGATKEQKELLAKKLTQAFSEIFNRGEKSTVVVIEEVNTDNYAIGGETITNIRKNKA; translated from the coding sequence ATGCCAATAATTAATGTAAAAATGACCCATGAAGATGGTGGTGCAACAAAAGAACAAAAAGAGCTGTTAGCAAAAAAACTAACGCAAGCTTTTAGTGAGATTTTTAATAGAGGTGAAAAAAGCACTGTAGTTGTAATTGAAGAAGTTAATACTGATAATTATGCTATTGGTGGAGAGACAATTACAAATATAAGAAAAAATAAAGCTTAG
- a CDS encoding EI24 domain-containing protein yields the protein MNEVELVNISLKDFFTKKMLKFALLPLLFTLLVMYILFFSAAGYGLENLDIMITQVQNGQNVIIDENAPFYYDWANFLLQYSITAWLVGFLVYTVGIIFIMMFSVFLTLVIIGFLTPFILKVIHKRHYSSLPMSGHGSLLSPLFILIKSLFVMVFLFIILIPLYFIPFINIIAFNIPIYYFFHKLLNYDVASTILSNEEFNVIYKKEKNSFRIRTFLLYMLSLVPFITLFSAVFFVIYLGHGYFIELGKIKGNNTAIDKFLNN from the coding sequence ATGAATGAAGTAGAATTAGTAAATATTAGTTTAAAAGATTTTTTTACAAAAAAAATGTTAAAGTTTGCACTTTTACCACTTTTATTTACTCTTTTAGTAATGTATATTTTATTTTTTAGTGCTGCAGGATATGGTTTAGAAAATCTTGATATTATGATAACTCAGGTTCAAAATGGACAAAATGTAATAATTGATGAAAATGCACCTTTTTATTATGATTGGGCAAATTTTTTACTTCAATATTCAATTACGGCTTGGTTGGTTGGATTTTTAGTATATACAGTTGGAATAATTTTTATTATGATGTTTTCAGTTTTTTTAACTTTAGTAATAATTGGATTTTTAACACCTTTTATTTTAAAAGTTATTCATAAAAGACATTATAGTTCTTTACCTATGAGTGGTCATGGAAGTTTATTAAGTCCTTTATTTATATTAATAAAAAGTTTATTTGTAATGGTATTTTTATTTATTATTTTAATTCCTTTATATTTTATTCCTTTTATAAATATTATAGCTTTTAATATACCTATTTATTACTTTTTTCATAAACTATTAAATTATGATGTGGCTTCAACAATTTTAAGTAATGAAGAGTTTAATGTAATTTATAAAAAAGAAAAAAATAGTTTTAGAATTAGAACTTTTTTGTTATATATGCTTTCATTAGTACCTTTTATTACACTTTTTTCAGCCGTTTTTTTTGTAATATATTTAGGACATGGATATTTTATAGAGTTAGGAAAAATAAAGGGAAATAATACTGCTATAGATAAGTTTTTAAATAACTAA
- a CDS encoding adenosine deaminase, giving the protein MLDFINNIPKAELHLHIEGSLEPELMFSLAQKNNIKLPYKNIQEVKDAYNFTNLQSFLDLYYNGAKVLITQQDFYDLTFEYLKKCHKQKILHTEIFFDPQTHTHRGIEFSTVLNGIKQALNDAKNEFKISSKLIMCFLRHLSQEDAFKTLEQALEFKEDIIAIGLDSSEIGNPPSKFEKVFKKAKELGFKLVAHAGEEASYEYINEALDLLEVNRIDHGVQAIQNEQLMKRLKQMQIALTVCPLSNTKLKVFETMQEHNIKKMLDFGINVTINSDDPAYFGGYLNENFIAVYKALDLSKQQIIQLAKNSFNSSFISIEEKQDYIKQIDEFVKNN; this is encoded by the coding sequence ATGTTAGATTTTATTAATAATATCCCAAAAGCAGAATTACATTTACATATAGAAGGTTCACTAGAGCCAGAGTTAATGTTTTCTTTAGCACAAAAAAACAATATAAAATTACCCTATAAAAATATACAAGAAGTTAAAGATGCCTATAATTTCACTAATTTACAATCATTTTTAGATTTATATTATAATGGAGCAAAAGTTTTAATTACACAACAAGACTTTTACGATTTAACTTTTGAATATTTAAAAAAGTGTCATAAACAAAAGATTTTGCATACAGAAATATTTTTTGATCCACAAACTCATACACATAGAGGGATTGAATTTAGCACCGTACTAAATGGTATTAAACAAGCATTAAACGACGCCAAAAATGAATTTAAAATAAGCTCAAAATTAATAATGTGCTTTTTAAGACATTTAAGCCAAGAAGATGCTTTTAAAACTTTAGAACAAGCCCTTGAATTTAAAGAAGATATAATAGCAATTGGTCTTGATTCATCAGAAATTGGTAATCCTCCAAGTAAATTTGAAAAGGTTTTTAAAAAAGCAAAAGAGTTAGGTTTTAAACTTGTTGCCCATGCAGGAGAAGAGGCTTCTTATGAATATATAAATGAAGCATTAGATTTATTAGAAGTAAATAGAATAGACCATGGGGTTCAAGCTATACAAAATGAACAGCTAATGAAAAGACTTAAACAAATGCAAATTGCACTTACTGTTTGTCCCTTATCAAATACAAAGCTAAAAGTTTTTGAAACTATGCAAGAACATAATATTAAAAAGATGTTAGACTTTGGGATAAATGTAACTATAAACTCAGATGACCCAGCTTATTTTGGTGGATATTTAAATGAAAATTTTATAGCAGTTTATAAAGCTTTAGATTTATCAAAACAACAAATTATTCAATTGGCTAAAAACTCTTTTAATTCTTCTTTTATATCAATAGAAGAAAAACAAGACTATATAAAACAAATTGATGAATTTGTAAAAAACAATTAA